In Silvanigrella paludirubra, one DNA window encodes the following:
- a CDS encoding ankyrin repeat domain-containing protein yields MNDLIIKEKTNIFDYIFSTNTLLNSNDYKNKFFKDDLSLNRLQDVYLSKYFDNKYGQCAGFSFLWLLCMINSNNKTKANYIKFLNNFKEINVLSNNQEKKIIYQDLIKANTDWFFKSIENIKEDMKISRDIHLTKKNNESFISLVKILYDTSCLTFLTKRFLILDKKNKIFNFSKLLEELLRLKSNYICCFIGSDNHAMGLYIQMSDDYFIFHFYDPDSGKINNYFSISKYNPNFIQLANLKLNEIISKSVYFILNHYYHPNGNFIVLKIFNENDFLLKSYEDYDTKINHLLFNYCDVYDSNKILTILHKLIHINDFFVINFLIKKFPDVINEYSISGDTILYTSCIHKHLESFKVIIKCTKIDPNKKNKYTSKAPIHEVVSIENDEFLKEFIKLKNLDVNLMDEKDNTPLILAVKWNRFKLVKILLSHQKINVFLKNKNNMTALDYAKEYKSNKIIDMIENHIKYKQNEFQTEIINIPNTSNSSLKQPIEIFSQDLIQPTPVCIIPSLSEHKVKTTKDINVEKLVMNLSSYIKVKLDKDNTEIKNKKKSSNPNLDLDLINMHYSQIAKYHKSTIGLKLIECYKKYSKFNKFYLHLCYKVCFALVDKNSVFKILSTNKQEIKKKSFSFYHKKNTPTNLREHLYLLIAELE; encoded by the coding sequence ATGAATGATCTAATTATAAAAGAAAAAACAAATATATTTGACTATATTTTTTCAACAAATACTCTATTAAATTCTAACGATTATAAAAATAAATTTTTTAAAGATGATTTATCATTAAATAGGTTACAAGATGTATATTTATCAAAATATTTTGACAATAAATATGGACAATGTGCCGGTTTTTCGTTTTTATGGTTATTATGTATGATTAATTCAAATAATAAAACCAAAGCAAATTATATTAAATTTTTGAATAATTTCAAAGAAATCAATGTACTATCTAATAATCAAGAAAAAAAAATAATCTACCAAGATCTAATAAAAGCAAATACAGACTGGTTTTTTAAATCTATTGAAAATATTAAAGAAGATATGAAGATAAGCAGAGATATTCATTTAACAAAAAAAAATAATGAAAGCTTTATATCTCTTGTAAAGATTCTTTATGACACATCCTGTTTAACTTTTTTAACAAAAAGATTTTTAATTTTAGATAAAAAAAATAAAATTTTTAACTTCTCAAAATTACTAGAAGAATTACTAAGATTAAAGTCAAATTATATTTGCTGTTTTATTGGAAGCGATAATCATGCTATGGGATTATACATCCAAATGTCAGATGATTATTTTATTTTTCATTTCTACGACCCAGATTCTGGTAAAATAAATAATTATTTCAGCATATCAAAATATAATCCTAATTTCATTCAATTAGCAAATTTAAAATTGAATGAAATTATTTCAAAATCAGTTTATTTTATATTGAATCATTATTACCATCCAAATGGTAATTTTATTGTTTTAAAAATATTTAATGAAAATGATTTTTTATTAAAATCCTATGAAGACTATGATACAAAAATTAATCATTTATTATTTAACTATTGTGATGTTTATGATTCTAATAAAATATTAACGATTTTACATAAATTAATACATATTAATGATTTTTTTGTAATTAATTTTTTAATTAAAAAATTTCCAGACGTTATAAATGAATATAGTATTTCAGGAGATACAATTTTATACACATCTTGTATACATAAACATTTAGAATCTTTCAAAGTTATTATAAAATGTACCAAAATTGACCCTAATAAAAAAAATAAATATACTTCAAAAGCTCCTATACATGAAGTAGTTTCAATTGAAAATGATGAATTTCTTAAAGAATTTATAAAATTAAAAAATTTAGATGTAAATTTAATGGATGAAAAAGATAATACTCCATTAATATTAGCTGTAAAATGGAATAGGTTTAAATTAGTAAAAATATTATTATCCCATCAAAAAATTAATGTTTTTTTGAAAAATAAAAATAATATGACAGCTCTTGATTACGCAAAAGAATACAAATCAAATAAAATCATTGATATGATTGAAAATCATATAAAATATAAACAAAATGAATTTCAAACAGAAATAATAAATATTCCAAATACATCTAATTCATCATTAAAGCAACCAATTGAGATTTTTTCACAAGACCTAATTCAGCCTACTCCTGTTTGCATTATACCTTCTTTAAGCGAGCATAAAGTAAAGACAACAAAAGATATAAATGTTGAAAAGTTAGTAATGAATTTAAGTTCATATATAAAAGTCAAGTTAGATAAAGACAATACTGAAATTAAAAATAAAAAGAAAAGTTCAAATCCTAATTTAGATTTAGATTTAATAAATATGCATTATTCACAAATCGCTAAATATCATAAATCAACAATAGGATTAAAGCTTATTGAATGTTATAAAAAATATAGTAAATTTAATAAATTTTATTTACATTTATGCTATAAAGTTTGTTTTGCTTTAGTAGATAAAAATTCTGTATTTAAAATTTTAAGTACAAATAAACAAGAGATTAAGAAAAAATCTTTTTCTTTTTATCATAAAAAAAACACGCCAACTAATCTTAGAGAACATTTATATCTTCTAATAGCAGAGTTGGAATAA
- the rlmD gene encoding 23S rRNA (uracil(1939)-C(5))-methyltransferase RlmD: MIDLNKKPAFSRSSRPSSSDRNSTRNPSRKFSKENESKLVWKQNNSTPNIRMMTMRQGVSERVMHEQPCKILEKCGSCPSLDLAYKTQLQQKTADFKSRLLKAGDEFQRSIVKDCIESEEKFGYKHHVKMVASEHSGLKSSQFSNFANPKRWIDLGVYNQSSNEVVDTGRCPIQTNVMNDISAYIRTGIRVHNVSVYTPKQKDGLLHCVILRSSHYTRQAQVTFVVTKADLNLLRPFARDISEKFMNIQGVFMQVASPDQNEEKQEQELKLLVGQDLIEEKYSDIILKFSAASFMPTNTLMARRIYNRIEELAELTGKETVIDLYCGAGGVSLALARSSREVIGVDNSSFAIKDAIRNAKSNNISNVGFYEGESSNIISKLIEEKRIYKADVIVMNPPKNGCGMNTIEQIKKLEPKAVLYLSSFFSSMLKDLKSFAVHGYTPVIFEPFDTFPGTDNYEVLCYLVKN; the protein is encoded by the coding sequence ATGATAGATTTAAATAAGAAGCCTGCATTTTCTCGCTCTAGTAGACCCTCTTCTTCCGATAGAAATTCAACGAGAAACCCTTCTCGGAAATTTAGCAAAGAAAACGAAAGCAAGCTTGTTTGGAAACAAAATAATTCGACCCCTAATATTAGAATGATGACTATGCGCCAAGGTGTTTCCGAGAGAGTAATGCATGAACAACCATGTAAAATTCTTGAAAAATGTGGTTCATGTCCTTCCCTAGATTTAGCTTATAAAACACAACTCCAACAAAAAACGGCTGATTTTAAATCTCGTCTTCTTAAAGCAGGAGATGAGTTTCAACGATCAATTGTGAAAGACTGTATCGAATCTGAAGAAAAGTTTGGTTATAAACACCATGTTAAAATGGTGGCATCGGAACATTCAGGTTTAAAATCCTCTCAATTTTCAAATTTTGCAAATCCAAAAAGATGGATTGATTTAGGCGTTTATAATCAGTCTTCAAATGAAGTTGTGGATACAGGCCGTTGTCCTATTCAAACAAATGTAATGAATGATATTTCGGCTTATATTAGAACAGGAATTCGTGTTCATAATGTCTCCGTCTATACTCCAAAACAAAAAGATGGATTATTGCATTGTGTGATTTTAAGATCCTCTCATTATACAAGGCAGGCTCAAGTTACCTTTGTTGTTACCAAAGCCGATTTAAATTTATTAAGACCATTTGCAAGAGATATTTCTGAGAAATTTATGAATATTCAGGGTGTTTTTATGCAAGTCGCTTCACCTGATCAAAATGAAGAAAAACAAGAACAAGAATTAAAGTTACTTGTAGGGCAAGACCTGATTGAAGAAAAGTATAGTGATATCATTTTAAAATTTTCTGCTGCAAGTTTTATGCCTACAAATACACTAATGGCAAGGCGCATTTATAATCGTATTGAAGAATTGGCGGAGCTTACTGGAAAAGAAACAGTAATCGATTTATATTGTGGTGCAGGTGGTGTTTCTTTAGCATTAGCGAGATCTTCTCGTGAAGTAATTGGTGTAGATAATTCGTCTTTTGCCATAAAAGATGCAATAAGAAACGCAAAAAGTAACAATATTAGTAATGTTGGTTTTTATGAAGGGGAATCAAGTAATATCATTTCTAAATTGATAGAAGAAAAAAGAATTTATAAAGCTGATGTTATTGTTATGAATCCGCCAAAGAATGGCTGTGGTATGAATACAATAGAACAAATAAAAAAATTAGAGCCAAAAGCTGTATTATATTTATCTTCATTTTTTAGCAGTATGTTAAAAGATTTAAAATCTTTTGCCGTTCATGGATATACTCCAGTTATTTTTGAACCATTTGATACTTTCCCAGGTACTGATAATTATGAGGTTTTGTGTTATCTCGTAAAAAATTGA
- a CDS encoding IS6 family transposase, with the protein MDFKWKQTERMIIIMAVRWYLAYSLSYRQVEELLEERGIYVDHTTIHRWVVEYSSKLLKKFHECKKKIHKSWRMDETNIKVKGKWHYLFRAVDKLGQTIDIYLSKRRDTASAKLFFQRVFRSSGVPEKVNIDKSGSKFIKYFIKVVQAISIKRDNSNLSKIKEISILKHFSSKNNPLSENTIIFQANRYLEFKQNPNHLTEYLYVFICKIN; encoded by the coding sequence ATGGATTTCAAGTGGAAGCAAACAGAGCGAATGATTATCATAATGGCAGTTCGCTGGTATCTAGCCTACTCTTTAAGCTACAGACAAGTAGAAGAACTTTTGGAAGAGCGTGGTATTTATGTAGATCACACGACAATTCATCGCTGGGTCGTCGAATATAGTTCTAAGTTATTGAAAAAGTTTCATGAGTGTAAGAAGAAGATCCATAAAAGTTGGCGTATGGATGAGACTAACATCAAGGTAAAAGGGAAGTGGCACTATTTATTTAGGGCAGTCGATAAGCTTGGACAAACTATAGATATTTACCTTTCAAAACGTAGAGATACAGCGTCTGCTAAACTTTTTTTCCAAAGAGTATTCCGTTCCTCTGGGGTTCCAGAGAAGGTAAATATTGATAAAAGTGGTTCGAAATTTATTAAATATTTTATTAAAGTAGTTCAAGCAATTTCAATAAAAAGAGATAATTCTAATTTGTCAAAAATCAAAGAAATCTCAATTTTAAAGCATTTTTCTTCAAAAAATAATCCTTTAAGTGAAAATACAATAATCTTTCAAGCAAATAGGTATTTAGAATTTAAACAAAACCCAAACCATTTGACTGAATATCTATATGTATTTATCTGTAAAATAAACTAA
- a CDS encoding ImmA/IrrE family metallo-endopeptidase has protein sequence MINVENNRFPHSAELFKFCKEILNIKKNSAEKVTDQDVGALLGFDPADCTHWKYGRKNIKSIQNINQLAKALEVDPRNLIDISLGKNVLFDALIEYQGYGDFQCTSSERELLLQEANKLIELSNIKALPIFIPEFANVIENVEMRAQENQKDLILSRVEQGKNLITWPKGERFGTALRFLLAKELAQVMLNKDSLKSALPQQKNAIFANRLALFLLMPSYLLQIAFSQCDPARDTVEQLMTLFWMSRTLINIRLKDFLMYRN, from the coding sequence ATGATTAATGTCGAAAATAACCGTTTTCCGCATAGCGCTGAGCTATTTAAGTTTTGTAAAGAGATTTTGAATATCAAAAAAAATTCAGCTGAAAAGGTAACAGACCAAGATGTAGGAGCTCTTTTAGGATTTGATCCCGCTGATTGTACACATTGGAAATATGGCAGGAAAAATATCAAATCAATTCAAAATATCAATCAACTTGCTAAAGCTTTAGAAGTAGATCCTAGAAATCTTATTGATATCTCATTAGGTAAAAATGTTTTATTTGATGCTTTGATCGAATATCAAGGGTATGGCGATTTTCAGTGTACATCTTCCGAAAGAGAATTATTATTACAAGAAGCAAATAAATTAATAGAGTTGTCAAATATAAAAGCATTACCAATTTTTATTCCTGAGTTTGCAAATGTTATAGAAAATGTAGAAATGAGAGCGCAAGAAAATCAAAAAGATCTTATTTTATCTAGAGTAGAGCAAGGTAAAAATTTAATTACTTGGCCTAAAGGAGAAAGATTTGGAACGGCATTAAGGTTTTTACTTGCAAAAGAGCTTGCTCAGGTTATGCTAAATAAAGACTCATTGAAATCGGCTTTACCTCAGCAAAAAAATGCAATTTTTGCGAACAGACTTGCTCTGTTCTTGCTTATGCCGTCGTATTTGCTACAAATTGCTTTTAGCCAATGTGATCCCGCTCGAGATACGGTTGAACAATTGATGACCTTATTTTGGATGAGTCGTACTTTGATAAACATTCGGTTAAAAGATTTTCTGATGTATAGAAACTAA
- a CDS encoding M24 family metallopeptidase, which translates to MNISQAEIEKMNKEAIQVMITTARNKTWKAIEDIKNLIKPGMTELEAIKLANKYFMEQGVRKFWHKTHIRFGASTILSFNDTYRENVTLNENDIFYIDIGPVWDGVEGDCGKTFVVGSNPKYEKITKDIKVLFDDIFHYWKTTESTGKQLFDYSKTQVEKMNYLLEPSYVKGHRLSEFSHLKYTSLSLFDLDFIPSSERWILELQICDPSLKFGAFYEDLLF; encoded by the coding sequence ATGAATATATCTCAAGCAGAAATAGAAAAAATGAATAAAGAAGCCATTCAAGTCATGATTACTACTGCTCGCAATAAAACATGGAAAGCCATTGAAGATATTAAAAACTTAATAAAACCTGGAATGACCGAACTTGAAGCAATAAAATTAGCAAATAAATATTTTATGGAGCAAGGTGTCAGAAAATTTTGGCATAAAACGCACATTCGTTTTGGTGCATCTACTATTCTTAGTTTTAATGATACTTATAGAGAAAATGTTACCTTAAATGAAAATGATATTTTTTATATTGATATTGGGCCCGTCTGGGATGGAGTAGAAGGGGACTGTGGAAAAACTTTTGTAGTGGGTTCAAATCCAAAATATGAAAAAATAACAAAAGATATTAAAGTTTTATTTGATGATATTTTTCATTACTGGAAAACAACTGAATCTACAGGAAAGCAACTTTTTGATTATTCTAAAACTCAAGTCGAAAAAATGAATTATTTATTAGAGCCATCTTATGTAAAGGGACATCGCCTTTCTGAATTTTCTCATTTAAAATATACTTCATTGTCTCTCTTTGATCTTGATTTTATCCCTTCTTCAGAAAGATGGATACTAGAGCTTCAAATATGTGATCCATCCTTGAAGTTTGGTGCTTTTTATGAAGATCTTTTATTTTAG
- a CDS encoding substrate-binding periplasmic protein, producing MKIIYILIFILFTNSLFAEEKDIIILTHEFPNQTVPVNENMIRGLAGEILTQALKKSNITYKIIFLPWKRAQIDAVVNNNKKTFILPLTRNEEREKNYLWVSKLYDLNTLFLTNKNQDPINSINEAKNKKIGVLLGTSFEDTLNDPKYSLNKDDIELSYNHESIIKKLIGGRLDGWYDVKIDIISELKNENQNLSDFHFGKKILIEENYIATSKSISKELYLKVKNAFESFKKTPDYDKILKKYLEDIN from the coding sequence ATGAAAATAATTTATATATTAATTTTTATTTTATTCACAAATTCTCTATTTGCAGAAGAAAAAGATATTATTATTTTGACCCATGAATTCCCAAACCAAACTGTTCCCGTAAATGAAAATATGATTAGAGGTCTAGCTGGAGAAATTTTAACTCAAGCACTAAAGAAAAGTAATATAACATATAAAATAATATTTTTACCTTGGAAAAGAGCACAAATAGATGCCGTTGTAAACAACAATAAAAAAACTTTTATTTTACCATTAACTAGAAATGAAGAAAGAGAAAAAAATTACTTATGGGTTTCTAAATTATATGATTTAAACACATTATTTTTAACCAATAAAAATCAAGATCCAATAAATAGTATTAATGAAGCTAAAAATAAAAAAATAGGTGTATTGCTAGGAACATCTTTTGAAGACACTTTAAATGATCCCAAATATAGTTTAAATAAAGATGATATTGAATTATCATACAATCATGAATCTATAATTAAAAAACTAATTGGGGGAAGACTTGATGGTTGGTATGACGTCAAAATTGATATCATAAGTGAACTCAAAAATGAAAATCAAAATCTATCCGATTTTCATTTTGGTAAAAAAATATTAATTGAAGAAAATTATATTGCTACGTCAAAATCTATATCCAAAGAGCTATATTTGAAAGTAAAAAATGCATTTGAAAGTTTCAAAAAAACTCCTGATTATGATAAAATACTAAAAAAATATTTAGAAGATATAAATTAA
- a CDS encoding flagellin, translating to MGYRIMTNVTSITNQRHMRNTRKMLDQSLERLASGYRINKAADDAAGLAISEKLRSKIRGLQQAQRNANDGISLIQTAEGGMNEVQNMLIRMRELGVQAASDTIGPKERVYLDIEYQALKDEIDRVAYATEFNGTQLLDGTGGILEIQINTGGDNILGVDRLEYNSFKADVKTNRLGVSELALDTKSGAQHSLTAIESAIDYVSAIRADLGALQNRLGSTINNIGTTVENLSAANSRIKDVDIAEESSELTRNQILLQSGTSVLQQANATSRMALTLLEGR from the coding sequence ATGGGCTACAGGATAATGACCAACGTAACATCGATAACGAATCAGAGACATATGCGTAATACACGCAAAATGCTCGATCAAAGCTTAGAGCGTTTAGCTTCTGGTTATCGAATTAACAAAGCCGCAGATGACGCTGCTGGTCTTGCCATTAGTGAAAAACTTCGTTCAAAAATAAGAGGATTACAGCAAGCACAACGTAACGCAAATGATGGCATTAGCCTTATTCAAACTGCGGAAGGCGGTATGAATGAAGTTCAAAATATGCTGATTCGCATGCGCGAACTTGGAGTGCAAGCGGCTTCAGATACGATTGGTCCAAAGGAACGAGTTTATCTCGATATCGAATACCAAGCTCTAAAAGATGAAATTGATCGTGTAGCCTATGCCACCGAGTTTAACGGAACACAATTATTAGATGGCACCGGCGGAATCCTAGAAATCCAAATTAACACAGGCGGTGATAATATTCTTGGTGTCGACCGCTTAGAGTACAATTCTTTTAAAGCAGATGTCAAAACCAACCGCTTAGGAGTGTCAGAACTCGCACTAGACACAAAATCAGGCGCACAACACTCTTTAACTGCAATTGAAAGTGCAATAGACTATGTGAGTGCAATTAGAGCAGATTTAGGTGCGTTACAAAATAGACTTGGTTCTACCATTAATAATATTGGAACCACTGTTGAGAATTTAAGCGCTGCTAATAGCCGCATTAAAGATGTGGATATAGCTGAAGAGAGTTCTGAATTAACTAGAAACCAAATTTTGCTTCAATCTGGTACAAGTGTTTTACAACAAGCAAATGCAACTTCGAGAATGGCTTTAACACTATTAGAAGGAAGATAA
- a CDS encoding ParA family protein: protein MSQKIRVIYNQKGGVGKTTIAVNLAACSAIRGKRTLLIDSDPQGNASSYILGSNKQPEKSLTHYYESCLHLNIFRQSIFEYITSQTRIPNLHLVACNRELEELRTKLENKHKIMKLKDGLKNNTYDHVYLDPPPANDFFSLACLIAATEIIIPIDCDAFSIRAAQEIKQTIDEVKQDHNPSLIVKGIVVNQYQKGTKHSLGIILELKKIGYQVLEPYIPTSIKVRESHSEVKPIVIGYPDHPVSQALFGLFDELDKSENKLDSQIEIKNIQAKQQSPEESKIHV from the coding sequence ATGTCTCAAAAAATAAGAGTTATTTACAATCAAAAGGGTGGCGTAGGGAAAACGACAATTGCTGTGAATTTAGCAGCATGTTCAGCTATCCGCGGAAAAAGAACATTACTAATTGATTCAGACCCTCAAGGAAATGCTTCTTCCTATATTTTGGGTTCAAATAAACAACCTGAAAAATCATTAACGCATTATTATGAAAGTTGTTTACATTTAAATATATTTAGACAATCTATTTTTGAATATATCACTTCACAAACACGTATTCCAAATTTACATTTAGTTGCTTGCAATAGAGAATTAGAAGAACTTAGAACAAAACTTGAAAATAAACATAAAATAATGAAATTAAAGGATGGATTAAAAAATAATACCTACGATCATGTTTATTTAGATCCACCGCCAGCAAACGATTTTTTTAGCTTAGCATGTTTAATTGCAGCAACAGAAATTATTATACCAATAGACTGTGATGCCTTTAGCATTCGCGCTGCTCAAGAAATAAAGCAAACAATAGATGAGGTTAAGCAAGATCATAATCCAAGCTTAATTGTAAAAGGAATTGTAGTTAATCAATATCAAAAGGGGACAAAACACTCTTTAGGAATTATTCTAGAATTAAAAAAAATAGGATATCAAGTTCTCGAACCCTATATACCAACCAGTATAAAAGTTCGTGAATCTCACTCTGAAGTAAAGCCTATTGTTATTGGATATCCCGATCATCCTGTAAGCCAAGCACTTTTTGGGTTATTTGACGAACTAGATAAGAGTGAAAACAAATTAGATTCACAAATAGAAATAAAAAACATTCAAGCAAAACAACAATCACCAGAAGAATCCAAAATTCATGTTTAA
- a CDS encoding lysophospholipid acyltransferase family protein, with amino-acid sequence MARQSNEKVNNSTNQSSDNLQNFSNQIFNIRRMLIEQFNRIEKDLQSKFSNNQEKFATKEELYSVLGKMQEFRQEIEKTLTPQETEVEEIISDDIFTGLNPFNLRKKYHELSLKLRSEEVDPFGYDPIFDKFVRPLLDFFYIKYWRVETYGISNIPSNGPALLVGNHSGGLPYDATMLKVAIQKEHHMHRELRFMVEDFLFHFPFLGSLMNRFGGVRASQENAQQLLENNHPVVVFPEGVKGLGKLYRDKYHLARFGRGGFIRLCLRTRAPLVPVAFIGPEEIHPMLARETTFSRMIGVPYTPITWTFPWLGPLGLIPLPSKWSIHILPQIDFSNFGPGAEKDRVLVYKMSKMVKEQIQDTIVDKLKNRRSIWFG; translated from the coding sequence ATGGCTAGGCAGTCCAATGAAAAAGTAAACAATTCGACAAATCAATCTAGTGATAACTTGCAAAATTTTTCAAACCAAATATTTAATATTAGAAGAATGTTAATTGAACAATTCAATAGAATTGAAAAAGATCTTCAAAGCAAATTTAGTAATAATCAAGAAAAATTTGCGACAAAAGAAGAACTTTATAGTGTTTTAGGAAAAATGCAGGAATTTAGACAAGAAATTGAAAAGACATTAACGCCACAAGAAACAGAGGTAGAAGAAATTATTTCTGATGATATTTTCACAGGACTAAATCCATTTAATTTAAGAAAAAAATATCATGAACTTTCTTTAAAGTTACGAAGCGAAGAAGTAGACCCCTTTGGTTATGATCCTATTTTTGACAAATTTGTTAGACCACTACTAGACTTTTTTTACATAAAATACTGGCGAGTAGAAACTTATGGGATATCGAATATTCCATCAAATGGCCCTGCTTTATTAGTTGGAAATCACTCTGGTGGGTTACCTTATGATGCTACTATGCTTAAAGTAGCAATCCAAAAAGAGCATCATATGCATAGAGAATTACGCTTTATGGTCGAAGACTTTTTATTTCACTTTCCCTTTTTAGGTTCTTTAATGAACCGCTTTGGCGGTGTCCGTGCAAGCCAAGAAAATGCTCAACAACTTCTTGAAAATAACCATCCTGTTGTTGTTTTTCCAGAAGGTGTGAAAGGACTTGGAAAACTTTATCGCGACAAATATCACCTGGCACGTTTTGGAAGAGGAGGATTTATTCGCCTATGCTTAAGAACCCGAGCTCCTTTAGTGCCCGTTGCTTTTATTGGACCTGAAGAAATTCATCCGATGCTGGCACGCGAAACTACTTTTTCAAGAATGATTGGTGTTCCCTATACTCCAATCACATGGACTTTTCCCTGGCTAGGGCCTTTAGGATTAATTCCTCTACCAAGCAAATGGAGCATACATATCTTGCCACAAATTGACTTTTCCAATTTTGGGCCTGGAGCAGAAAAAGATCGTGTACTTGTTTATAAAATGAGTAAAATGGTGAAAGAACAAATTCAAGATACCATAGTAGATAAATTAAAAAATAGACGTAGTATTTGGTTTGGATAA
- a CDS encoding IS6 family transposase, with the protein MDFKWKQTERMIIIMAVRWYLAYSLSYRQVEELLEERGIYVDHTTIHRWVVEYSSKLLKKFHECKKKIHKSWRMDETNIKVKGKWHYLFRAVDKLGQTIDIYLSKRRDTASAKLFFQRVFRSSGVPEKVNIDKSGSNTAALKAMNEGFKSKDKILIRQNKYLNNLVEQDHRFIKKIVKPMLGFYSLKSARATLCGIELHHMFRKEQYKFKSHLHIWEQFRSLAS; encoded by the coding sequence ATGGATTTCAAGTGGAAGCAAACAGAGCGAATGATTATCATAATGGCAGTTCGCTGGTATCTAGCCTACTCTTTAAGCTACAGACAAGTAGAAGAACTTTTGGAAGAGCGTGGTATTTATGTAGATCACACGACAATTCATCGCTGGGTCGTCGAATATAGTTCTAAGTTATTGAAAAAGTTTCATGAGTGTAAGAAGAAGATCCATAAAAGTTGGCGTATGGATGAGACTAACATCAAGGTAAAAGGGAAGTGGCACTATTTATTTAGGGCAGTCGATAAGCTTGGACAAACTATAGATATTTACCTTTCAAAACGTAGAGATACAGCGTCTGCTAAACTTTTTTTCCAAAGAGTATTCCGTTCCTCTGGGGTTCCAGAGAAGGTAAATATTGATAAAAGTGGTTCCAATACAGCGGCTTTAAAGGCAATGAATGAAGGTTTTAAATCTAAAGATAAGATCCTGATTAGACAAAATAAATATCTAAATAACCTTGTGGAACAAGACCATCGATTTATAAAAAAGATTGTGAAGCCTATGCTTGGTTTCTACTCATTGAAATCAGCGAGAGCTACTTTGTGTGGAATAGAACTTCATCATATGTTTCGCAAAGAGCAATACAAATTTAAAAGTCATTTGCATATTTGGGAGCAATTTCGCTCCCTCGCTTCATAA